The Primulina huaijiensis isolate GDHJ02 chromosome 10, ASM1229523v2, whole genome shotgun sequence region GAAAGTCAGCAATACTTGAGCCAGAATCGCCATCTTAAACCCCTTTTAGTCCCCACTATATGATGACCTGTGCATTCCTGAATTTGCATTGTTTTGAACTGGAATTCAGGCATgggatttttttaatatcatgcGAACTTCTTAAACTTGTATTTTTCTTACATCTTATAGAGTCCTCGACCCACTGGTTGAACACCTACCCTGCGAGCACAGACAACTGGTGGAAATAGGATTCGATTACCATAAAAATGTTCATTTGGGATGGAAGAAAGACAAAGGCGAAGAATTAGGACTTGTGATTGGCGCAGTTTCCATTGTGTTGGCAAGTTTTCATGTCAGTCCAGCCCTTTCTAAAACATTattatgtattgaattttttacaTGTAgctatgattatgatttatgagctTGTAAATAACATTTGGTTCCAAATTTTATGTTTGTTGGGATAATATTTTCGTCTGAGATTACGTATGTACATGTGACCTTTGGTTGAAATGCATATATCAGTCTAGTGTCCAGTTTCCCATTTTCTTGAGAAAACGACATATTTCTTGGTTTATCGTTTGTCCGATTGATATGACGAAACATGAAGaatatatgttaaaaatttttctctatgtttatctcatattttcatatattataattttataacatGTATAATACTTTAGTTTCGTCAAACTAAAATTTTcacaatttaatttaagcttctCTACCACGTAATATGGTTAtttaaaccaaaaataaatatttatcccTCAAAATATGTCATTCATGTTCTAGCTAAAGTTTATAAACTAATCAAACCAAATATTATAAAGTATATAAATTACTTTGACAAGCCCTTCCTCGACATTCCATTGTCGTCCAGCGGTTAGGATATCTGGCTTTCACCCAGGAGACCCGGGTTCGATTCCCGGCAAtggaacttttttttttcttttttcttctctaATATCCTTTTAGCCATTTGAATTTCTATCCTATaatctattattatttattaggGTTCAAAATGGTGCACAAACTATAAATCATTAAACAATAAAGAAGTCGTTGCAGAAATGAAGTGTGAAAAATGTgcatttgtttttaatattcgAGATGCATTCTTGTCGATTATGCTGTCAACAATAAAAACAGAAACTGGAAATATTTTTTGCTAAAACTTAAACAATATCTTATATTTTCTGAAAGTATACATATGTATAGTTCCTATTCTTAAACATTTAGGTGTATTAATTAGTTCCATTTTGTACGGCCGACccattcaaaacataaaacggTTATGAGCCAAAGTTCCTTGAAAGGAATAAAAGAATACAACATACACAATCGATAAATATGTTTGATATAGCGTTGGGCCGTCGTCTTCATACCCTGCTGAAACGGAAGACTCTTTGACTCTTTAGCCTCGGCAAGAACAAAGAAGTTGTAATTTCTGGTGGAAAGTGCTGACCTCGtggggtggcataccagagccATGCTCCCCATGGCCAATTCCCAGCCTACGTTTGGCATTCGTCCGACTAATTCTCATCCATCTACATGAAGGAAAGATCGAGAAAGTCTTTTTGTGGAGGTTGAGAATATGATAAGCCTCCTTGACCCCACCCTCTCTCCACTCGTTTCAAAGTTTTCATAGCTATTGAACTCCCATCATCTCTGAAAAATCGAGTCATTAGATATCACAAGATATTCATGTGGCAGAAAACAATTCCAGCCATAGCATTTCAGATGGCCAATTCAGTGCATAAATATAAAAGAATAGCATAAATATAAGAAAACTTTGTGAAGCCATTGGAAAAATTCACACCTGTGTAGAATATTTCGCCAATCTCTCTCGCCATCTTTACGTCGTATCTTATTTTTAGAGTGCTTATCATTTCTATGCACCTCATTTTCCATCTCATCTTTTGAATCCATCGCCAGCATTTGCTCGGTCAACTTATTGGCCTGACGCTTACTTCCACTCTTAATCAGATGATCAATCACTGGCATGAATGATGCAGGATCAAATCTACATCCTTTCTGCACCATTTTGTTAAGAATATCAATGGCACATTCTAAATTCCCATCTATGCATAATGTTTCCATCAATGCCTTGCACTGGAAACTGCTCAAATCAAGACACCTCCCAACTGCAGTTTCAATTAATTTTCTAGCTTCCAAGACTTCCTCTCCAGCGAGCAGCTCATTGAACATTAGGCTATAAAGAATCGTCACGTGACCGTATAAACTGATGGCTATTTCAAATGCCTCCTGTGCTGGTCTGAACTCACCGGCTCTGCAGAATGTTTTAATTAACATCTTAAAGGAATATATGTTAGGTGTTACCTCCTTCTGCAGCATGTCATCTAAAAGAGTTGCAGTTTCTTCACTTTTTCCTCCTTCAGATAGACAATTAAGAACAAGGTTGTAGGTGTAAACATTAGGATTAATGCCTTTTTCTATCATCTCATCCATTAgcccaaatatttcaaatatttggttCTTACTACCCAATCCCATAATCAAGGCATTGTAAGTTTGTAAGCTTTTGTCACAACCCTTTCTCTCCATGTCTTTAAGAACCTGAAATGCAGATGATAGTTTCCCTCTCTTGCACAGGttatatacaaaaatattatagatgATTGAATCCGGGTACAAGTTTTTACCCAACATCTCAACGAACTTCTTTTTAGCTTCACCAAGCCGTCCATCCTTGCATAAACCATTTATGATAGTCGAATAACTGATCAAGTCAGGTGAGCATTTCTTCCTATTTTCATCCACTAGGCCAATGTACAAGTTCCCCAAAGCACCAAGAGCAGCACTTCCATGATTCCACATTTCACTCACAATTTCAACTGCCTTATCAACCTTCCCACTTTTGCACAAACCATCAATGACAATATTACAGGTCACAGTATCCAGTACATCACCTCTTTCGTTCATCTTTTGCAATAACCTCTCGGCTTCTGCTGTTTTACCTTCTTCCCATAGGCTGTGCAACAGTATATTGCAAGTATAAGTATTTGGAAAACATCCATCCTTAATCATATCTTGAAGAACTTTATTAGCCTCAAATGTCTTCCTCTTTTTACAATACCCTTGGAGCAGTGCACTATAAGTGACTGTATCAGGGTAAACTCCCCGAGTTAGCATCAAACACATAAGGGCTCTTGCGTCAGCAAGCATGCCATGTTCACAAAATCCATTAATCATGATATTATAAGAATACAAATTAGGCTCTAGACCATCGTCCTCCATTTCTCGCATAACTTTATGAGCCTCCAAGAGTTTCCCATTTCTCAACAAACCCAACAGCCATGTGTTATAGCTCTCAGAATTTGAGAAAATACCATCCTTTTTCATGGACTCAACTAAAGTATTTGCTTCTTCCAACATCCCCTCCCTGAATAAACTCTCCAACATCAAGTTATGAGTCAAAACATTAGGTCTTGGCAGTTCAAATGTTTCATCTATTTGCATGTCCCGAAAAATCCTTGAGGCTTCCAAAACCTTCCCGGCCTTACAAAGGGCAGAGATTCTAATGTTAAAAGTCACAACATTTGGAGCAATATCATCTTCCTTCATCTTCTCCATCAACATTTCAACCTCATCGTTCTTATCTTCATTACAAAAGCTCGCAATTAACGTATTGTAAATCACAACATTAGGCAAGATACccattttcttcatcaaaaCCAGAAGATCCAACCCTTTATACGGTTGCCCGAGTCTACAATACCCACGCACCATAATCCCAAAACTGAACTCATTAGGTTCACAACCTTTTTCCGGCATTCTATCAAACAACTCACGGGCATCTTCCAAACGACCTGAATCACACAACCCAGAAATCAGAAGATTGAAAGTGTAAGCTTCCGGCTTTACTTTggaaaaaatcaaatctttgtAGAGCCACGATACATAATCCGAACAACAGTGTTGAAGAGAAGTTCTAATGAGCAAATTGTACAAGAATATCGAAGGCGGGTAGTCAAGGAAATGGGTTCGAATAGATTGAAAAAAATGCATAGCCTTGTCAATATGATCGGACTTGGCCAACACATTAACCAAGTAATACAAAACACGTCGCGGGACTCTATCAAAACGAAGAATACGTTGGTGCAGAGCTTCGATTTCAGAGAACATTTTGGCGCGGATGAGAATGGGGGTAATGACAGGGAGGGAACGTTGGAAAGAAGAAAGATTATTCACGTTGTGATTAACGAGAGTACGCTTAAAAAGTAGCCATGCAAATCTGGGGCTGTCGGAGTTTTTTACCAGAGATTCCGCCAGCAGTTTTGCTTGCTCCATTTCAAGGCAGACGCGGTAAGGAATTCTATTTCCTAAAACACCGGCTAATTACAGAGCAGACACTGAAGAACTAAAGTACCACGCTCCCCTTGAATTTTGTTTTCTCATAATTCCCTCCATTTCCAGATTCCACTTGACAATCCATTCAATCGCATCGCTATTCCACAGCTAACAGTTGGTATCTGGAACGACTGTATCACACAAACATGTGATTTTGGTTtgactttaatattttaacttgCGAAACCATCCAAATCTTTCTTGTAATAATTGCATTTCTTATATTGATTCTGATAAAAATTTCATTGGAAAAGAAAGTTGTTACATAATCATGAATGATATGTAAAACTGGAAGCAAGTTGATTTGTGAGACTCAAGATTTTTTTAATACTACATGTCGAAGAGCATTGTCGCAAATTAATTCTAAAATATCAACAGAGGTCAAAGAGTTTATTATGGgcatatataatttattgttgAGTCTGTTTCTTCACGGAATAATGTATAACAGAATTCCTTCCTGGTgacaaatgaattataaaatatatcatacgTACAATATATATAGTATTATATTATGTACAatacttttaattaaatatattcactAATTAATTTATACATATTTCCGGTGCATAatgtattatattaaataaactaaaattttgaataaattataattatattaccaAGCACCAATACAAAATATAAGATCaaatatgtttaattaaaaaaattaaatactcaAACCAGTGTTGAGTTATACAcataaaatgtataaaatttaTAAGAAGAAACGAAACAAAGTAGGACATAATCAAAATTGGATTTTTCTATGAGGTGAAAGAAAGAGttgctaaaaaaaaaagagacgaAGAATGAAGGAAGAAAGAAATGCTCCTAGTAGATAGGTGGGAGACGGGAGACAAAAGaggtcaaaataaaaaaaaaagggataTTAGAGTAATCATGCTAGTTTTGCGGCAAGCAACAAAGATAATCAAAGCAGGAACTTTTGTTTAGTTTATTCTTTAGTGTCGTCAAATTTCAAATGTCACTCATCCTCGATAATAAATAATGATGTACTCAATAGAAatctaagaaaataaaatagaattatTTGCCATAAAAGAGAAATAAAATCCGTTCGACATCAATAACGCAATCCAATTTGCCAAGTTCATGATCTATCGAGTACCCGTAACACATCaagcacaatttttttttcttaatttcagaAGAAtgtgattaaataaaaattatatgaaacCTATAATCACTTCGTGTGCTGGCAGATAATCCGCCAAGGGTAAAGCTGGAAGTAAATCTAGACCGCAAAATTATGTGATCAAACCATAAAACCCTCAACTACAAGGTTACTGAAGCCAAATCTTGACCAACAAACACAGGACGGGGTCGGTTGGGTTATCCACTggcaacaatttcatgtatagCATCGCTGACAATTTCGTTGTCGGATCTCACCGCCAACTTCATCGCGACCTCTTTTGCCCCATCAATTCCAAAAGACAATCGGACAAGCACCTTCACATTACCGATGTATACACCTGATAATAAACATGCATGCGATCTTGAGTTGCTAGGAACGGTCTCTGTTCCCTGTAGCAACAAATGAAAGAAAATGCATTCAGTTTCTTAGCAGAAAAAGACGTTATTTGGCTGGGGTAGTGTTCATGATTAGTGAACTTCCCTTGCACATCCAAATTTTTCAACAGGAATTCCATTACACAGTGTCAGTAACACAATATTGGACTGTATCTTCGATACTTATGATTTTTGGAGGTCAAGAGTGACCAAAGCTATGTAATATACCGTTTTTTCTATATGCAGATGATGCGACTTATGTCAGCCTTCAAAATCTGCTAGTGATAATAGGAATTTCGTTGAATTAATCCTAGTCGCTACGagaataaaaaaatcacatCAGATAAAGTTACCAACCTCGCAGGGCTGCATGCCAAGAAGATTGATGACAGCATTAACAGCTTCAGCCAGGCTTTCCCTAGGCCCAAGACCGTATTCATCTACACGCTCAAAATCAGGCCCGAGGGTTTCCCAGGCATTTTTGAAGTTGGAGACCCCAACTTTAAGAATATAATCCGCAGCAACAACTTCAAAATCCTCTAGTTGGTATTCATCTTCTACACCATCATCTTCAGCCTCACCAGTTGCGAGATCGACCTAACAAGTAATAGAAGAATCACTACAATCATATGTTTACAAAGGGCATGTTCCCCACCTCGAGGGTCACAAAAGGCACGATGATTCAAAGAATTGTACTAGAAGTGCACATTTTTTATGTACTCAAAACTATCATCCGCAAGGTCTGAGATAAAAAGCATTTGAGTGTACATATTATTggtggacgtaaaatttccaactgatgatgtaattttttttcaagacAAAGTAATAAACAGCATTTCAAGCAGTAAACAATTCATCCACAGAAGAACATTTTTCTCGTCATACCACAAGTCCACCTGAATGTAACTGGTAGTGCATGTCAAGAATATAAGACTGTTGAAATGCAAATATCACGTCAAAGTTGAACCAGGTTACGGAACAAAAGTACCTCTTTGACAATAAATCTCAACGAGtttgaaaactttccaacaGCAGGTACACCTTCAGGTTTCTCAAATGCCACAAATGTCGGCGCTGGTGTATCATATGGTAGAGATCTTAAAGGCTTGGATCCTACTTCTGAAAACTCCTCGGCTTCAGAAGCATCAACAAGCACAGTCACCTAGCACGAGAAGAAACATCAAGAATTCTGAATCGGATGCCCAAAAGAAACaaatatttgtgaaaatatGGTCCATACGTTTTCAAGTAGCTGTTCAGGTATTGTATTTGTGCAGTTGTACTGGAATACCACGTGGCGGTCAAATATGTGCTTGACAACATTAACTGCATACTCAGTTTCAGCTTCTGTAAGCTCCACTGGTGCTGATGACTGACCATggtatataaaaatttattgagaGCTCAAGTGGTCAGAAATTatggaaatcaatcaaaaacAATACAGCAAGTTCAAATACATCGAAACACAAACCTTGAAAAGATTTCCAAAATTTCTAAATTCAGGGATGGAAGAGAGGAGCTTCTCAAAAGCATCGACCGTAGAGGAAAGGGTGGCAGGAGGTGCACCCAAGCCAGCAGGCTTTTTGCCTGGGGCTTTCTTTTCTGCAAGAGGCTGAGATTTAACCTCTTTCGGTACAGACTGGATATCGAAGGGCTCCTCGGTGGGATCCTGTATCTGTTCCAAATGAACAAATGAGTGGCCTCTAGCATACAATAAGTAAAACAAATCCAGAAGGCATAACAGCAGAACAAGCACCGATTTAAGTATCGAAACTTACATAGTTTTTCAAACTTGTCTCCAAGTTGGTCAGGGGTACCTCAAGGGAGCCAAATAAAAATTCCTTCACGTCCTTGGCAGTTTCCGTAACCGAACCATCACCAAGGGTACTCAAGTACAGAGTAGCTCTATCACGAACCTATAAGATGACAGCAAAACTTGAGCATAGCTTCAGAAAGCAGACTAACATATGAAACAGCAAATGTG contains the following coding sequences:
- the LOC140986100 gene encoding uncharacterized protein isoform X1 gives rise to the protein MEQAKLLAESLVKNSDSPRFAWLLFKRTLVNHNVNNLSSFQRSLPVITPILIRAKMFSEIEALHQRILRFDRVPRRVLYYLVNVLAKSDHIDKAMHFFQSIRTHFLDYPPSIFLYNLLIRTSLQHCCSDYVSWLYKDLIFSKVKPEAYTFNLLISGLCDSGRLEDARELFDRMPEKGCEPNEFSFGIMVRGYCRLGQPYKGLDLLVLMKKMGILPNVVIYNTLIASFCNEDKNDEVEMLMEKMKEDDIAPNVVTFNIRISALCKAGKVLEASRIFRDMQIDETFELPRPNVLTHNLMLESLFREGMLEEANTLVESMKKDGIFSNSESYNTWLLGLLRNGKLLEAHKVMREMEDDGLEPNLYSYNIMINGFCEHGMLADARALMCLMLTRGVYPDTVTYSALLQGYCKKRKTFEANKVLQDMIKDGCFPNTYTCNILLHSLWEEGKTAEAERLLQKMNERGDVLDTVTCNIVIDGLCKSGKVDKAVEIVSEMWNHGSAALGALGNLYIGLVDENRKKCSPDLISYSTIINGLCKDGRLGEAKKKFVEMLGKNLYPDSIIYNIFVYNLCKRGKLSSAFQVLKDMERKGCDKSLQTYNALIMGLGSKNQIFEIFGLMDEMIEKGINPNVYTYNLVLNCLSEGGKSEETATLLDDMLQKEVTPNIYSFKMLIKTFCRAGEFRPAQEAFEIAISLYGHVTILYSLMFNELLAGEEVLEARKLIETAVGRCLDLSSFQCKALMETLCIDGNLECAIDILNKMVQKGCRFDPASFMPVIDHLIKSGSKRQANKLTEQMLAMDSKDEMENEVHRNDKHSKNKIRRKDGERDWRNILHRDDGSSIAMKTLKRVERGWGQGGLSYSQPPQKDFLDLSFM
- the LOC140986100 gene encoding uncharacterized protein isoform X2; amino-acid sequence: MPEKGCEPNEFSFGIMVRGYCRLGQPYKGLDLLVLMKKMGILPNVVIYNTLIASFCNEDKNDEVEMLMEKMKEDDIAPNVVTFNIRISALCKAGKVLEASRIFRDMQIDETFELPRPNVLTHNLMLESLFREGMLEEANTLVESMKKDGIFSNSESYNTWLLGLLRNGKLLEAHKVMREMEDDGLEPNLYSYNIMINGFCEHGMLADARALMCLMLTRGVYPDTVTYSALLQGYCKKRKTFEANKVLQDMIKDGCFPNTYTCNILLHSLWEEGKTAEAERLLQKMNERGDVLDTVTCNIVIDGLCKSGKVDKAVEIVSEMWNHGSAALGALGNLYIGLVDENRKKCSPDLISYSTIINGLCKDGRLGEAKKKFVEMLGKNLYPDSIIYNIFVYNLCKRGKLSSAFQVLKDMERKGCDKSLQTYNALIMGLGSKNQIFEIFGLMDEMIEKGINPNVYTYNLVLNCLSEGGKSEETATLLDDMLQKEVTPNIYSFKMLIKTFCRAGEFRPAQEAFEIAISLYGHVTILYSLMFNELLAGEEVLEARKLIETAVGRCLDLSSFQCKALMETLCIDGNLECAIDILNKMVQKGCRFDPASFMPVIDHLIKSGSKRQANKLTEQMLAMDSKDEMENEVHRNDKHSKNKIRRKDGERDWRNILHRDDGSSIAMKTLKRVERGWGQGGLSYSQPPQKDFLDLSFM